In a single window of the Drosophila albomicans strain 15112-1751.03 chromosome 3, ASM965048v2, whole genome shotgun sequence genome:
- the LOC117568352 gene encoding methylenetetrahydrofolate reductase-like isoform X3 → MEGYVESGITVGEVYKTENKTKFTCVNKLIYDQKEHCLNDPNIAEIVKEKSKRKEFFYGIEIPLKMDLNTCLDFKMFLPQMPEFMSIVWTKQFSDAIRSASMAKLPNIQTVSHLTPFIPAMAHISLHRLTQQHLNDFLDLNLNNVLVIRGDHVEEGQEYNYAYEAVKYLRAARGNRLAIAVAGYPEGYTNLQVGPRNKALDIEYLKLKIDIGANLIITQLCYSAEKIIELIKDARIAGITVPILVGIIVPYSFSNYQIIERITGVRLSPEARIEVEQLSSDDTKVKDYFVQLMVRIIQQILEADLGIYGIQFFTLNHFEPVVEVLRELRSKGIPKNSKADC, encoded by the exons ATGGAAGGTTATGTTGAAAGTGGAATAACTGTTGGCGAAGTTTACAAgactgaaaataaaacaaagttcACATgcgtaaacaaattaatat ATGACCAGAAGGAACACTGCCTCAACGATCCAAATATCGCCGAAATCGTGAAGGAGAAGAGTAAGCGTAAAGAATTCTTCTATGGAATCGAGATACCCCTCAAAATGGATTTAAATACTTGTCTGGACTTTAAAATGTTTCTGCCCCAAATGCCTGAATTTATGAGCATTGTGTGGACCAAACAATTCTCGGATGCAATTCGCAGTGCTTCCATGGCAAAATTACCCAACATTCAGACGGTATCACATTTGACGCCTTTTATTCCTGCCATGGCCCACATATCGCTCCATCGTCTAACCCAACAGCATCTCAACGATTTTCTCGATTTAAATCTCAACAATGTGCTCGTCATTCGCGGCGATCACGTCGAGGAGGGACAGGAATATAATTATGCCTACGAGGCTGTCAAGTATCTGCGTGCTGCTCGTGGTA ATAGGCTGGCAATTGCTGTCGCTGGTTATCCGGAAGGATACACGAATTTGCAAGTTGGACCGCGAAACAAGGCTTTAGATATTGAGTACTTGAAGTTAAAG ATCGATATCGGTGCCAATTTGATTATCACCCAATTGTGTTACTCTGCCGAGAAAATCATAGAGCTCATAAAGGACGCCCGTATTGCAGGAATTACGGTTCCGATTTTGGTTGGCATTATAGTGCCGTATTCCTTTTCCAACTATCAGATTATCGAGCGAATTACTGGAGTCCGTCTCTCGCCTGAGGCACGAATTGAAGTGGAGCAGCTGAGCAGCGATGACACTAAGGTGAAGGATTATTTTGTGCAATTGATGGTGCGAATTATACAACAGATATTGGAGGCTGACTTGGGAATATATGGTATTCAATTCTTTACGCTCAATCATTTCGAGCCGGTTGTCGAGGTACTGCGTGAGCTCCGCTCGAAGGGAATTCCCAAAAATTCGAAAGCTGATTGTTAG
- the LOC117568352 gene encoding methylenetetrahydrofolate reductase-like isoform X2 — protein sequence MCFNLSRILSHTTFLRSMRTIKRNQYHSHCKYHWMFAKRLCSSEANASAIKPYFEFTDDQKEHCLNDPNIAEIVKEKSKRKEFFYGIEIPLKMDLNTCLDFKMFLPQMPEFMSIVWTKQFSDAIRSASMAKLPNIQTHLNDFLDLNLNNVLVIRGDHVEEGQEYNYAYEAVKYLRAARGNRLAIAVAGYPEGYTNLQVGPRNKALDIEYLKLKIDIGANLIITQLCYSAEKIIELIKDARIAGITVPILVGIIVPYSFSNYQIIERITGVRLSPEARIEVEQLSSDDTKVKDYFVQLMVRIIQQILEADLGIYGIQFFTLNHFEPVVEVLRELRSKGIPKNSKADC from the exons ATGTGTTTCAACCTCAGTCGAATTCTATCCCATACAACTTTTCTGAGAAGCATGAGAACGATAAAACGGAATCAGTATCATTCTCATTGCAAATATCATTGGATGTTTGCTAAAAGATTGTGTAGCTCCGAAGCGAACGCTTCAGCAATAAAGCCGTATTTTGAATTTACAGATGACCAGAAGGAACACTGCCTCAACGATCCAAATATCGCCGAAATCGTGAAGGAGAAGAGTAAGCGTAAAGAATTCTTCTATGGAATCGAGATACCCCTCAAAATGGATTTAAATACTTGTCTGGACTTTAAAATGTTTCTGCCCCAAATGCCTGAATTTATGAGCATTGTGTGGACCAAACAATTCTCGGATGCAATTCGCAGTGCTTCCATGGCAAAATTACCCAACATTCAGACG CATCTCAACGATTTTCTCGATTTAAATCTCAACAATGTGCTCGTCATTCGCGGCGATCACGTCGAGGAGGGACAGGAATATAATTATGCCTACGAGGCTGTCAAGTATCTGCGTGCTGCTCGTGGTA ATAGGCTGGCAATTGCTGTCGCTGGTTATCCGGAAGGATACACGAATTTGCAAGTTGGACCGCGAAACAAGGCTTTAGATATTGAGTACTTGAAGTTAAAG ATCGATATCGGTGCCAATTTGATTATCACCCAATTGTGTTACTCTGCCGAGAAAATCATAGAGCTCATAAAGGACGCCCGTATTGCAGGAATTACGGTTCCGATTTTGGTTGGCATTATAGTGCCGTATTCCTTTTCCAACTATCAGATTATCGAGCGAATTACTGGAGTCCGTCTCTCGCCTGAGGCACGAATTGAAGTGGAGCAGCTGAGCAGCGATGACACTAAGGTGAAGGATTATTTTGTGCAATTGATGGTGCGAATTATACAACAGATATTGGAGGCTGACTTGGGAATATATGGTATTCAATTCTTTACGCTCAATCATTTCGAGCCGGTTGTCGAGGTACTGCGTGAGCTCCGCTCGAAGGGAATTCCCAAAAATTCGAAAGCTGATTGTTAG
- the LOC117568352 gene encoding methylenetetrahydrofolate reductase-like isoform X1, translated as MCFNLSRILSHTTFLRSMRTIKRNQYHSHCKYHWMFAKRLCSSEANASAIKPYFEFTDDQKEHCLNDPNIAEIVKEKSKRKEFFYGIEIPLKMDLNTCLDFKMFLPQMPEFMSIVWTKQFSDAIRSASMAKLPNIQTVSHLTPFIPAMAHISLHRLTQQHLNDFLDLNLNNVLVIRGDHVEEGQEYNYAYEAVKYLRAARGNRLAIAVAGYPEGYTNLQVGPRNKALDIEYLKLKIDIGANLIITQLCYSAEKIIELIKDARIAGITVPILVGIIVPYSFSNYQIIERITGVRLSPEARIEVEQLSSDDTKVKDYFVQLMVRIIQQILEADLGIYGIQFFTLNHFEPVVEVLRELRSKGIPKNSKADC; from the exons ATGTGTTTCAACCTCAGTCGAATTCTATCCCATACAACTTTTCTGAGAAGCATGAGAACGATAAAACGGAATCAGTATCATTCTCATTGCAAATATCATTGGATGTTTGCTAAAAGATTGTGTAGCTCCGAAGCGAACGCTTCAGCAATAAAGCCGTATTTTGAATTTACAGATGACCAGAAGGAACACTGCCTCAACGATCCAAATATCGCCGAAATCGTGAAGGAGAAGAGTAAGCGTAAAGAATTCTTCTATGGAATCGAGATACCCCTCAAAATGGATTTAAATACTTGTCTGGACTTTAAAATGTTTCTGCCCCAAATGCCTGAATTTATGAGCATTGTGTGGACCAAACAATTCTCGGATGCAATTCGCAGTGCTTCCATGGCAAAATTACCCAACATTCAGACGGTATCACATTTGACGCCTTTTATTCCTGCCATGGCCCACATATCGCTCCATCGTCTAACCCAACAGCATCTCAACGATTTTCTCGATTTAAATCTCAACAATGTGCTCGTCATTCGCGGCGATCACGTCGAGGAGGGACAGGAATATAATTATGCCTACGAGGCTGTCAAGTATCTGCGTGCTGCTCGTGGTA ATAGGCTGGCAATTGCTGTCGCTGGTTATCCGGAAGGATACACGAATTTGCAAGTTGGACCGCGAAACAAGGCTTTAGATATTGAGTACTTGAAGTTAAAG ATCGATATCGGTGCCAATTTGATTATCACCCAATTGTGTTACTCTGCCGAGAAAATCATAGAGCTCATAAAGGACGCCCGTATTGCAGGAATTACGGTTCCGATTTTGGTTGGCATTATAGTGCCGTATTCCTTTTCCAACTATCAGATTATCGAGCGAATTACTGGAGTCCGTCTCTCGCCTGAGGCACGAATTGAAGTGGAGCAGCTGAGCAGCGATGACACTAAGGTGAAGGATTATTTTGTGCAATTGATGGTGCGAATTATACAACAGATATTGGAGGCTGACTTGGGAATATATGGTATTCAATTCTTTACGCTCAATCATTTCGAGCCGGTTGTCGAGGTACTGCGTGAGCTCCGCTCGAAGGGAATTCCCAAAAATTCGAAAGCTGATTGTTAG
- the LOC117568351 gene encoding methylenetetrahydrofolate reductase-like, which produces MCFNLNRIRPASALLRSIKALSRSQYNLQYQLRFKYEYLEPKRTTKSGGDSAMDGEPKLPWSPFKPCFTFTDAQKELCLKDVNIADIVREKTERKEFFYGIETKPLDGDETACLDFHMFLPQMPEFISVVWTKRFSDAIEEATMARIPNIQMMPCLTPYIPAMIHMTVYKLTQQHLNDFLDLNLNNVLMIRGDHVEEGQEYNYAYEAVKYLRCVRSDMAIAVAGYPEGYTNLQVGPRDKELDMEYMKLKMDSGADFIVTQLCYSGDTIVEFLQDARNAGITAPIMLGILIPESFARYERMAGFSKVFLTPEQLAEVEPIKDDDDAVMNYFIQLSVRNIQQTLAANLGVYGVHFYTLNRFRPILDIIAELRKLGILSC; this is translated from the exons ATGTGTTTTAATCTCAACCGAATCCGACCCGCGTCAGCGTTGCTCAGGAGTATAAAAGCGTTGAGCCGTAGTCAGTATAATTTGCAGTATCAGTTGCGTTTCAAGTACGAGTATCTTGAACCCAAACGTACCACCAAAAGCGGAGGCGACTCAGCGATGGACGGAGAACCAAAGCTGCCCTGGTCACCGTTCAAGCCGTGCTTTACATTTACAGATGCCCAGAAGGAACTCTGCCTCAAGGATGTAAATATCGCTGATATTGTGAGGGAGAAGACCGAGCGCAAGGAATTCTTCTATGGCATTGAAACGAAACCTCTCGATGGTGACGAGACTGCTTGCCTCGATTTTCACATGTTTCTGCCCCAAATGCCCGAATTCATTAGCGTTGTGTGGACGAAACGGTTTTCGGATGCCATTGAAGAGGCGACTATGGCAAGAATTCCCAACATTCAGATGATGCCCTGCTTGACACCATACATTCCCGCCATGATTCACATGACGGTATATAAACTAACCCAACAGCATCTTAACGATTTCCTCGACTTGAATCTCAACAATGTTCTCATGATTCGCGGCGATCACGTCGAGGAGGGGCAGGAATATAACTATGCCTATGAGGCGGTAAAGTACTTGCGATGTGTTCGTAGCG ATATGGCGATTGCTGTCGCAGGCTATCCGGAGGGATATACGAATTTGCAAGTAGGACCTCGAGACAAGGAATTGGACATGGAATACATGAAGTTAAAG ATGGATTCAGGCGCCGATTTCATTGTCACCCAACTGTGCTACTCGGGAGACACTATTGTGGAATTCCTACAAGATGCTCGCAATGCTGGAATTACGGCTCCCATTATGCTGGGCATTCTCATACCAGAATCTTTTGCCCGATATGAACGCATGGCAGGTTTCTCCAAAGTATTTCTTACCCCAGAGCAATTAGCCGAGGTGGAACCGATTAaggacgatgatgatgcggttatgaattattttattcagtTATCGGTGCGAAATATTCAACAGACTTTGGCTGCCAATTTGGGTGTTTATGGCGTTCATTTCTATACACTGAATCGTTTTCGACCGATACTCGATATTATTGCTGAACTGAGAAAACTTGGTATACTGAGTTGTTAA
- the LOC117568354 gene encoding protein arginine N-methyltransferase 1-like, whose amino-acid sequence MASMTAETTEGQRMQQTELDEISPEVYLRFLQRHEGVLRDETTMLGFKAAIEANAELFRGATVLELGCGSALLSMWLARQGAARVYAVESSDVCQVARQLVQHNRLDHVIDVLHGPLQQLQLPPIDVIVSKWMGACLMYSSTLEDVLYARDKWLKPNGCIFPDIANLYMTAVEQPRHPLDLIISPRQYWKRFAGSLNLSLAWQIALHTPVVRVVDANHVLCQRQLLQRFDLLTLQPDELSFKVPFKLRTLRQALAKHLLLYFDYRFPDSTIVSTSPSAAVTQWKQTLFPIDDHLPLCPGDVLCGQFEVRRCARHLDFDISWSCHNKLVNVKTHTQIYRMQGEPDPI is encoded by the exons ATGGCGTCGATGACCGCAGAAACTACTGAAGGACAACGCATGCAGCAAACAGAGCTCGATGAGATTTCCCCTGAAGTCTATTTGCGTTTTCTGCAACGCCACGAAGGAGTTTTGCGCGACGAGACAACAATGCTTGGCTTCAAGGCGGCCATTGAGGCAAATGCAGAGCTCTTTCGTGGCGCCACCGTGCTGGAGTTGGGATGTGGCAGTGCACTACTTTCGATGTGGCTGGCACGTCAGGGTGCGGCACGTGTCTATGCCGTGGAGTCAAGTGATGTGTGTCAAGTGGCGCGTCAATTGGTGCAACACAATCGCCTAGATCATGTGATCGATGTGTTGCACGGTCcgttgcagcaactgcaactgcctCCAATCGATGTCATTGTCTCCAAGTGGATGGG TGCCTGCTTGATGTACAGCTCCACGCTGGAGGATGTGCTCTATGCCCGTGACAAGTGGCTGAAGCCCAACGGTTGCATCTTTCCCGACATCGCCAATCTATATATGACAGCTGTGGAGCAACCACGTCATCCCCTGGATCTGATCATTTCGCCTCGCCAGTATTGGAAACGTTTCGCTGGATCGTTGAATCTCTCGCTCGCCTGGCAGATCGCCCTGCACACACCCGTGGTCAGAGTTGTGGATGCCAACCATGTGCTGTGCCAGCGGCAACTTTTGCAGCGCTTCGATCTGCTGACGTTGCAACCAGATGAGTTAAGCTTCAAAGTGCCGTTCAAGCTGCGCACTCTGCGTCAAGCGTTGGCCAAACATTTGCTGCTCTACTTTGACTATCGCTTTCCCGACTCAACCATCGTCAGCACTTCGCCCAGTGCAGCAGTCACACAATGGAAGCAAACACTCTTCCCCATCGACGACCATTTGCCCCTCTGTCCGGGTGATGTGCTCTGCGGACAGTTTGAGGTGCGACGCTGTGCTCGCCACCTGGACTTTGACATCAGCTGGAGCTGCCACAACAAGCTGGTCAACGTGAAGACACACACGCAAATCTATCGAATGCAGGGCGAGCCAGATCCTATCTAA